The Nymphaea colorata isolate Beijing-Zhang1983 chromosome 11, ASM883128v2, whole genome shotgun sequence genome includes the window GAGCAATGAAGAAGCAAACCAGATCATCTGAGTTTAGGTTCATGATAGGCACTGCCCTCTTTGAACTTGAGTTAATGTGCAAAGAATTTtcaggcaagaaaaaaaattttcataacctGGTATAATGTTGGCTCCATAAgcatcattttgttggaatCCAATAGCCACTATTTTACCTTCACTGATTTTTTAAGGTGTgcttcttaatttgtttttccaGTGCCCATTCTTTTCACTGTTTTTGAGGTTTTCCTGCTCAAGACCAAGACACAAATAGCAGCCACTTGGATATATTTATGTAGATCCTAACTAAACTTTATATCATCGTGTCATTTTGGGTGGGTTTCATTAAGAACAGATGCTAATAGTGTCTGTTTTGGATCCAATGGGACTTTGTCATCCTTTTCCAGTCTCCTCCACCAACCAGCTGAATGAGGGCTTCAATAACAGGATTTAGTTGTTTGTAGAAAGCTGCAGTTTATTACAACATGTTCGATGTGGCTTAATTAGTTTGccatcaaaatttggtttttgctATAACTTCTCCACAGGTTGTTACTGGTTTATGCTATAACTTCTCCCTGGCATGTTCTGCTTATTCTTCATAAACGAGAAGTTAATATTCAAGGTGCCTTTTTCTAATGAGCTGAAACCTTGTTGCTTTTGGCTTTCAAACTTGTTGCTGCCTTATGCTTTGAAGCACACAAATTCAAATTATATCCAAATATGGACCTGTTTGGCAGGTGCTCAATTTGTTTGCGCTATTGCTAGAATTTGCTTTGCTTTTGTATATATTTATGTTATGtttacttcaaaatttcaaatcgaGGCAGTTATTTTTTGTGTAATAAACATAGATATGAATGACCTGGCTTTACAAATAACAAGGTACCTGTTTGTGCTCTCTTTGTCTGGATGGTCGTCACTTGTCATAGACTTGGCACTTGTTAAATAATAATCTATGTAAGAAGTACCACTGTCAGAACAGCATGATCATGTGTAACTCCGATCTCTTTGAGTTCAATTTGTATTTGATGGGCACGAGAAAGTTGTGGCATGAATTTAAGTAGCATTCAACAAAGAACAGCccacatgcaattttttttttaaatcaactttctcttgctttttgactaattttcatgttttctagTTATTGTTCTGTATACGTCTTCTTTGTCCATTCTGAGCTGGTTTGACTGTTTATACTTCGGAGACATGATTTTGTCATGTGCTTATCAAGGATAATTAACAGATCTTGAATCAGCCCAtatcaattaatatatattgGCCAATTTGGGCAAAACACAAAAGGGTGCAGAACGGGAAAGAGGCTGCCGCATCCTGTCCTGGAAAAGGAGTCTGCAACATTGCCTTAAAACTGGAATCATCTCTCCGACAGTAAAATGGCATCGGAAACGAGGAAAGATGGTGGCGACAGTGAGGCAGTGGCAGGTCATAGGTGGATGGAGATGGTGAAGGAGCGGTGGCAGGCTATCCGGGAGCATGCCGAGACATATCCCTTCGTCTGGGCCTCGTACATCCTCGTCTATGGTGGCGTGGGCGTCTATATGACCTACCGGTGGAGGAAGCTCAGGAAGACAGAAGAGAGGGTCAGAGCTCTCCACGAGCACCTCAAGAAGCTCGTAGAGGCAGATGAGGCTGCTGCCTCCAAGAGTTCGATGGCAACAGCCGAGGGGATTGCTGAGAAGGTAGAGACGAAGGGAAGCTGAATGGTTGGGAATTTGTGTACTTGGATGGAATTGCTCGGTTGATCTCCCCTtccttttttaataatattgcctctttttcttcctttcttcttttcatgtttgtatTTTGATTGTTGTGAAACAGAGGAAAGGTACGGTGTGTGTGAATGCGTGCGTGTAGATGAAAAGAAGTTTGTTGAGGAAACTGCTCGGAACGAATTCCTTTGTTTCCACGCAATGGGGAAGATTGCTTGCTCTGAGACTTAGATCTGTAGAACGTTAATTTCGAGTGCAGTTCAAGTCTACAACATAAATCTTCCTTTGACATTAAAGGCCTGTCTGCGTGGCGTTTGATTGATGAAACACAAGTCGGCAGTAGGAAGCTAAGCATACTGAAAGGCTAAGCAGAACAAAGTAAAAGGTTTTTAACCGAACGCGACTATGCAAACCTTCTTCCCGCATACTCTAGACAACGTTATGATGTAACGTATATACTTTTGTTAAGTTTGAGCTCATACAGCGTTAGTACAAATATATGAAGCTATGGAATGCAATGTCTTCCAACAGAAACAAGACCAATATTCATATGAAAGAACGGTATGTCCTGTTAGAATGTTAGAATAGCATCAGAAAAACATAGGAATATTCAAGTGATACATATGTTCTTCGCTGCTTACAGTACTGCACTCCACACTGTATAAGGATATAAGCTAGGagttaaaaaaggaaattaagaAAAGTATCTCGGAAAGAGATCAAGTACCGTTTGATTGCTTTGTTTGATAAATTGCATTCGGGTCGAGATACTTTGTCGCTCGCCTAGCAACGTAAAATTCTAAAAACTCATAAGGCCTGGTACCCAGCCTCAAGGGCCTATGCCTGTTTGGTCCTGTCCACTCGCCCGCGCCGGTACACCAAGACCCCTTTGGGCCAAGAACAATTTGTTTGTTAATCTCAGGACCAGGTAGCACTGATCAACAATATCTACCTAGAATCAAGTTCTCCAGTTGCTTAGACATGACAATCAGATGATGGTCATGTAGAGGACACTGACAACCAGATGATGGTCATGTAGAGGCTAGAGCAGGACGAACTGTagagaaaacttaaaaaattctAGACCAACTTAAGACAAAGATGAACTTGGCTGTCATTCTAGCGCATTTTTTCAAGTTCCaacctctctcttttcttcaacAGCCCTGCACTCTAGATTGAACTTCTTCCATATCCGATAAACTAGAACCGTTGTATCCCAATTCCCAAACCCCAAATCTTCCAACAATTTGGAAGGCTATCGAAGATCCCAGGAGCTGGAAACAACCTCAAGTCAGTACTCAGGGAGCTCCAGGAACCCAACAACTCCCCAAAACAACATGAAGAAACATAGCCAAAAGTGTACAATGATAATAAAGATCAGAGGTACCACTTACAACTTGGCCACTCCATTCAGTAAATTGACTCTCAATTTCGAACTCTCGGCTTCTCTAAGAAGAAGCGAGCGTAGAAAAGGAC containing:
- the LOC116264922 gene encoding uncharacterized protein LOC116264922 yields the protein MASETRKDGGDSEAVAGHRWMEMVKERWQAIREHAETYPFVWASYILVYGGVGVYMTYRWRKLRKTEERVRALHEHLKKLVEADEAAASKSSMATAEGIAEKVETKGS